Proteins encoded together in one Pseudomonadota bacterium window:
- a CDS encoding CTP synthase produces the protein MARYIFITGGVVSSLGKGLMAASLGALLQARGYKVRIRKFDPYLNVDPGTMSPYQHGEVYVTDDGAETDLDLGHYERFTGVPSRQSDNVTSGRIYQTIIAKERRGDYLGATVQVIPHVTDAIKEFAQADIDDLDFVLCEIGGTVGDIESLPFIEAIRQLRNELEPDQTLSIHVTLVPYISAAGELKTKPTQHSVRELTALGVQPDILLCRCEKPLPEGERRKIAQFCNVRPEAVIQALDAPSIYSVPLQYHGEGLDDQVLRVFGLDGSEDPDLSRWYDINDRHGNPEGEVTIGVVGKYVGLQDAYKSLNEALVHGGMANRVKVNIRWLDAELFESDEEDIAAKLEPMHGILVPGAFGERGGEGKIASVRFAREHDVPFFGICYGMQMACIEAARNTAGIDNASTSEFGETPEPVVGLITEWMSEEGLQKREQGGDLGGTMRLGSYPAKLLENSHVASIYGASDIEERHRHRYEVNSGYIDRLEKGGLIFSGMSPDGELPEIVERPDLSWFVGVQFHPELKSKPFAPHPLFASFIAAALEQSRLV, from the coding sequence ATGGCGCGATATATATTCATCACCGGCGGCGTGGTCTCCTCTCTTGGCAAAGGCCTGATGGCAGCAAGCCTGGGCGCACTGCTGCAGGCGCGCGGCTACAAGGTCCGCATCCGTAAATTTGATCCCTATCTCAATGTCGATCCGGGCACGATGAGCCCGTATCAGCATGGCGAGGTCTATGTGACCGATGACGGTGCCGAAACCGATCTCGATCTCGGCCATTATGAGCGTTTTACAGGGGTGCCATCGCGCCAGTCCGACAATGTGACATCGGGGCGCATCTACCAGACCATCATCGCCAAGGAACGGCGTGGCGATTATCTGGGAGCAACGGTGCAGGTGATCCCGCATGTCACCGATGCAATCAAGGAATTTGCCCAGGCTGACATTGATGATCTGGATTTCGTGCTGTGTGAAATTGGCGGCACCGTCGGCGACATTGAAAGCCTGCCCTTTATCGAGGCGATCCGGCAGCTGCGCAATGAGCTGGAGCCCGACCAGACACTATCGATACATGTCACACTGGTTCCCTATATCAGCGCTGCCGGTGAACTGAAAACCAAGCCGACACAGCACAGCGTGCGCGAGCTGACGGCGCTGGGTGTGCAGCCCGATATTCTGCTCTGTCGCTGCGAGAAGCCGTTGCCCGAAGGCGAACGACGCAAAATTGCCCAGTTCTGCAATGTGCGTCCCGAAGCGGTGATCCAGGCGCTCGACGCGCCCAGCATCTATTCGGTGCCGCTGCAATATCATGGCGAAGGCCTTGATGATCAGGTGCTGCGGGTATTTGGCCTTGATGGCAGCGAGGACCCCGATCTCAGCCGCTGGTATGACATTAACGATCGCCACGGCAATCCCGAAGGTGAGGTCACCATCGGCGTTGTCGGCAAATATGTCGGTCTGCAAGACGCCTATAAGTCACTCAACGAGGCGCTGGTCCATGGCGGCATGGCCAATCGGGTAAAGGTCAACATACGCTGGCTCGATGCGGAGCTGTTCGAATCCGATGAGGAGGATATCGCTGCAAAACTCGAACCGATGCATGGCATATTGGTCCCGGGTGCATTTGGTGAGCGCGGCGGGGAGGGCAAAATCGCCTCGGTGCGTTTCGCCCGCGAACATGATGTGCCGTTTTTCGGCATCTGCTACGGCATGCAGATGGCGTGTATCGAGGCGGCCCGCAACACGGCCGGTATCGACAATGCTTCGACCAGTGAATTTGGAGAAACCCCTGAGCCGGTTGTCGGGCTGATTACCGAGTGGATGTCTGAAGAAGGCCTGCAGAAGCGCGAACAGGGGGGGGATCTTGGCGGTACCATGCGCCTCGGCAGCTACCCAGCCAAATTGCTCGAGAATAGCCATGTGGCCAGCATTTATGGCGCCAGCGACATAGAAGAACGTCACCGCCACCGTTATGAGGTCAATAGTGGCTATATTGATCGACTGGAAAAGGGTGGACTAATCTTTTCGGGTATGTCGCCCGATGGTGAGTTGCCGGAAATTGTCGAGCGGCCCGATCTCAGCTGGTTTGTCGGTGTCCAGTTCCACCCGGAGCTGAAAAGCAAGCCGTTCGCGCCGCACCCGCTCTTTGCCAGCTTTATTGCTGCGGCGCTTGAACAGAGCCGGTTGGTCTGA
- a CDS encoding aminodeoxychorismate/anthranilate synthase component II — MPKILMIDNYDSFTFNLVHYVMELGVEVRVERNDALSAADAMALEPQAIILSPGPCTPNEAGISLDLVAACAEKALPLLGVCLGHQAIGQHFGGTVERGGLMHGKTSAISHDGSGVFTDLPDPFTATRYHSLIVARAGFPDCLHVNAITEAAGDGESLIMGFHHKTLPIHGVQFHPESIATQHGHHLLANFLDTAGIAHKGAPEAPAGALA, encoded by the coding sequence ATGCCAAAAATATTGATGATCGACAATTATGACAGCTTCACCTTCAATCTGGTGCATTATGTCATGGAACTGGGCGTGGAAGTCCGGGTCGAGCGCAATGACGCGCTCAGCGCTGCCGACGCGATGGCACTGGAGCCACAGGCGATCATCCTTTCCCCCGGCCCCTGTACCCCCAATGAAGCGGGCATCTCGCTCGATCTGGTTGCCGCCTGCGCCGAAAAAGCATTGCCGCTGCTCGGTGTCTGCCTCGGCCATCAGGCGATCGGCCAGCATTTTGGCGGTACTGTCGAGCGCGGTGGCCTGATGCATGGCAAGACCTCCGCCATCAGCCATGATGGCAGCGGTGTCTTCACTGACCTGCCCGATCCGTTTACCGCGACCCGCTATCATTCGCTGATCGTGGCACGCGCCGGTTTTCCCGACTGCCTGCATGTCAACGCCATCACTGAAGCGGCTGGTGACGGCGAGAGCCTTATCATGGGGTTTCACCACAAGACGCTGCCGATTCATGGTGTCCAGTTTCACCCCGAAAGCATCGCCACCCAGCATGGCCATCACCTGCTGGCCAATTTCCTCGACACTGCCGGCATTGCGCATAAGGGGGCACCAGAGGCTCCGGCAGGAGCCCTGGCATGA
- a CDS encoding Hsp20 family protein yields the protein MTRFDFTPYRRTTVGFDRLFDLLENHQRNGNGDNYPPFNIARLDDGQYRVTLAVAGFKTDEIEITAQQNLLTVTGRKSEGDGTDGEFLHVGIANRNFERRFELADFVRVSDARLADGLLAIDLVREVPEAMKPKKIAINGSEDSDKIVDMSNNDDADDHNGDTKDAA from the coding sequence ATGACACGTTTTGATTTCACCCCCTATCGCCGCACCACGGTTGGCTTTGACCGGCTGTTCGACCTGCTGGAGAATCACCAGCGCAACGGCAATGGCGACAACTACCCCCCATTCAACATCGCCCGGCTCGATGATGGTCAGTATCGTGTGACACTCGCGGTTGCCGGCTTCAAGACCGATGAAATCGAGATCACTGCCCAGCAGAACCTTCTGACCGTAACCGGCCGCAAGTCCGAAGGCGACGGCACAGACGGCGAATTCCTGCATGTCGGCATCGCCAACCGCAATTTCGAACGGCGTTTCGAACTCGCTGATTTTGTTCGCGTATCCGATGCCCGACTCGCTGATGGTCTGCTCGCCATCGACCTGGTGCGGGAAGTGCCCGAAGCGATGAAACCGAAGAAAATCGCCATCAATGGCAGTGAAGACAGCGACAAGATCGTCGACATGTCGAACAATGATGATGCGGATGACCATAACGGCGACACCAAGGATGCCGCCTGA
- a CDS encoding SurA N-terminal domain-containing protein produces MIGFFRSIFQSKIGLFLTLAFVGLIAVAFAGGDVTGGAFGGIGSSQTAVTIGSQKISTSELRRQVENAYSQARQQNPTLDMAAFIAGGGVDEVIRQMVNSYAIAEYGKSIGLGAGKRLVDSEITALGVFRNAAGNFDEATYRRVLADNNINEEQFREQLKRELLAEQMLDPINVGTVAPDKLIMPYASLLLEGRRGRIATLPSAAFVDDKPVSDDALKAFYTQNAARFTLPEQRSIRYTVFTRNQVIDDITISETEIKEAFEQRREEFSARETRLLEQVILPTEDGAKALLDTVNGGTSLAVAADAIGLASSEIGQITKGELASEASNAVADAAFGTNRGEMAPISQSPLGWHVMRVLDIEQVAERSLDDVRASLENDIREEKSRQALSDFTVSIEDRLQSGATLSDIAQSEKLEVNTTPLLTANGQSIAQPGYQIEPIVRGLLTDAFKVTGRNVAQIVETTQGLEFVIFDVSDIKAAAPPPFADNKEAILRVYRIVQGSERAEKLAREIAANAKDADSLISAVAARDEQLPPVENVGAKRAQLTAGGQRVPPPLALMFSMPEGSFKVLEGPNDQAWFIVYLEAIDRGDASGRSDIVNRVAQDFRGVLAREYAQQLIQAVKDSIEVKRNETVIKSVIDDLTGANQTG; encoded by the coding sequence ATGATCGGTTTCTTTCGTTCCATCTTCCAGTCCAAAATCGGCCTGTTCCTGACTCTTGCCTTTGTCGGCCTGATCGCTGTGGCCTTTGCCGGCGGTGATGTCACCGGCGGTGCTTTTGGCGGTATCGGCAGTAGCCAGACCGCAGTCACCATCGGCAGCCAGAAAATTTCGACCTCGGAACTGCGACGCCAGGTCGAAAATGCCTATTCACAGGCGCGACAGCAAAATCCGACACTCGACATGGCAGCGTTCATTGCCGGTGGCGGCGTCGACGAAGTTATTCGCCAGATGGTCAACAGCTATGCCATCGCCGAATATGGCAAATCGATCGGCCTTGGCGCGGGCAAGCGGCTGGTCGATTCGGAGATCACCGCACTGGGCGTTTTCCGCAACGCTGCGGGTAATTTCGATGAGGCGACCTACAGGCGGGTACTGGCCGACAATAACATCAATGAAGAGCAGTTTCGTGAGCAGCTCAAGCGCGAATTGCTTGCCGAACAAATGCTCGATCCGATCAATGTCGGCACAGTCGCACCCGATAAGCTGATCATGCCTTATGCATCCTTGCTGCTGGAGGGCCGTCGTGGCCGTATTGCAACGCTGCCATCGGCCGCATTTGTCGATGACAAGCCGGTCAGCGATGACGCGCTCAAGGCTTTTTACACCCAGAATGCGGCGCGCTTCACCCTGCCCGAGCAGCGCAGTATTCGCTACACCGTGTTCACCCGCAATCAGGTGATCGACGATATCACCATCAGCGAGACCGAAATCAAGGAAGCCTTCGAACAGCGTCGTGAGGAATTTTCGGCGCGTGAAACCCGGCTGCTGGAGCAGGTCATCCTGCCTACTGAGGATGGTGCCAAGGCATTGCTGGACACCGTCAATGGCGGTACCTCGCTTGCGGTCGCTGCCGATGCCATCGGCCTTGCATCAAGCGAGATCGGTCAGATTACCAAGGGCGAATTGGCCAGCGAAGCGTCCAACGCCGTTGCCGATGCTGCCTTTGGCACGAATCGCGGCGAGATGGCACCAATCAGCCAGAGCCCGCTGGGCTGGCACGTCATGCGTGTCCTTGATATCGAACAGGTTGCAGAGCGCTCGCTCGACGATGTCAGGGCCAGCCTGGAGAACGATATCCGCGAGGAAAAATCGCGTCAGGCCTTATCCGATTTCACCGTCAGTATCGAAGATCGCCTGCAAAGCGGCGCGACACTCAGCGATATCGCGCAGTCGGAAAAACTAGAGGTCAACACAACGCCGCTGCTCACCGCCAATGGTCAGTCTATTGCCCAGCCCGGTTATCAGATTGAGCCGATTGTGCGCGGTCTTCTGACTGATGCGTTCAAGGTAACGGGCAGGAATGTGGCGCAGATCGTCGAGACCACCCAGGGTCTGGAATTCGTTATCTTTGATGTCAGCGACATCAAGGCCGCCGCGCCGCCGCCCTTTGCCGATAACAAGGAAGCGATTTTGCGGGTCTATCGCATCGTCCAGGGGTCGGAACGCGCCGAAAAGCTGGCGCGCGAGATTGCGGCCAATGCCAAGGATGCGGACTCGTTGATCAGCGCTGTCGCAGCTCGGGACGAACAATTGCCACCGGTGGAGAATGTCGGCGCCAAACGTGCCCAGCTCACCGCAGGTGGACAGCGTGTCCCGCCACCGCTGGCGCTGATGTTCAGCATGCCCGAAGGCAGCTTCAAGGTGCTTGAAGGCCCGAATGACCAAGCTTGGTTCATCGTTTATCTTGAAGCAATTGACCGCGGCGACGCCAGTGGCCGCAGCGATATCGTCAACCGTGTGGCTCAGGATTTCCGAGGTGTATTGGCGCGTGAATATGCCCAGCAACTGATCCAGGCCGTCAAGGACAGCATCGAGGTCAAGCGCAACGAGACGGTGATCAAGTCGGTTATCGATGATTTGACCGGTGCCAACCAGACCGGCTGA
- the secG gene encoding preprotein translocase subunit SecG — protein sequence MFTFLTVVQAIVAAALVGVILMQRSEGGGLTGGGSPAGLVSARGAADLLTRTTAALAVIFVALSIALAVLAVGEGSGETIDQSLDRSAPAADPLAPADPLAPGAPISGDPLSGAAEAALQDGPASEEDSEDGGQQGEE from the coding sequence ATGTTTACCTTTCTGACCGTCGTACAGGCGATTGTCGCTGCCGCTCTTGTCGGTGTCATACTCATGCAGCGGTCCGAAGGTGGCGGCCTGACCGGTGGCGGCAGCCCCGCAGGACTGGTTTCGGCGCGTGGCGCGGCCGACTTGCTGACCCGGACCACTGCGGCCCTGGCTGTGATTTTTGTCGCACTGAGCATAGCGCTTGCCGTGCTTGCGGTCGGAGAGGGTTCTGGCGAGACAATTGATCAAAGTCTGGACCGTTCGGCCCCGGCTGCCGATCCATTGGCACCTGCCGATCCGCTGGCACCGGGCGCACCGATTAGCGGTGATCCGCTGTCCGGTGCTGCAGAGGCTGCATTGCAGGATGGTCCTGCCAGTGAAGAGGACAGCGAAGACGGCGGTCAACAGGGCGAAGAATAG
- the trpD gene encoding anthranilate phosphoribosyltransferase, with product MNARIPPLGQPLSTEDAEALFGAVLDGVYAAEQVSEILVTLADRGEAASEIAGAARAMRQRMVPLADPPSAAIDVCGTGGDGSNSLNVSTAVSLVVAACDVPVAKHGNRAASSKSGAADTLEALGIRLDRTPEQNNALLADLGIAFLFAPTHHPALGTIAPIRRALGRRTIFNLLGPLCNPARVRRQLIGVAHPDLVPVYAGAAQMLDYDRVMIVSGMEGLDEISIAGPTLIHEWRDGTMHETLFDPAAHDLLLSPLSAIRGGDAEYNAAALRGLMAGEKSAYRDAVLLNSAAALQVAGEADSWAEGLEEAEEALDKGLANALLNCWRAA from the coding sequence ATGAACGCAAGAATCCCGCCACTCGGCCAACCACTGTCGACTGAAGACGCTGAAGCGCTGTTCGGCGCAGTGCTCGATGGTGTCTATGCGGCCGAGCAGGTCAGCGAGATACTGGTCACTCTCGCCGACCGTGGCGAGGCGGCATCGGAAATTGCCGGGGCAGCACGGGCAATGCGACAACGCATGGTTCCCCTGGCCGACCCGCCATCTGCTGCGATCGATGTCTGCGGCACCGGCGGTGATGGCAGCAACAGCCTCAATGTCTCGACCGCGGTATCTCTGGTTGTTGCTGCGTGTGATGTGCCAGTCGCCAAGCATGGGAACCGCGCCGCCAGCAGCAAATCCGGTGCCGCCGATACGCTGGAGGCGCTGGGCATTCGTCTCGACCGCACGCCCGAACAGAACAACGCCTTGCTCGCCGATCTCGGCATCGCCTTTCTCTTCGCACCGACGCATCATCCGGCGCTCGGCACCATTGCGCCGATCCGCAGGGCTTTGGGTCGCCGCACCATTTTCAACCTGCTGGGGCCGCTGTGCAATCCAGCCCGCGTCCGCCGTCAGCTGATCGGTGTCGCCCATCCCGATCTGGTGCCCGTCTATGCAGGGGCGGCGCAGATGCTCGATTATGACCGGGTGATGATCGTGTCGGGCATGGAAGGTCTGGATGAGATCTCCATCGCCGGGCCGACACTGATCCATGAATGGCGCGATGGCACGATGCATGAAACATTATTTGATCCCGCAGCCCATGACCTGCTCCTGTCGCCGCTATCGGCGATACGCGGCGGCGATGCCGAATATAATGCCGCAGCGCTGCGTGGCCTTATGGCAGGCGAGAAAAGCGCCTATCGCGATGCGGTGCTGCTCAACAGCGCTGCCGCGCTACAGGTTGCCGGCGAAGCGGATAGCTGGGCCGAGGGACTGGAAGAGGCCGAAGAGGCGCTCGACAAAGGCCTGGCCAATGCCCTGCTTAATTGCTGGAGAGCCGCATGA
- the tpiA gene encoding triose-phosphate isomerase: MAVRPYIIANWKMNGLMDALEEAWGIDGAAAQHDGVDVAICPPATLIAPLADMLDHANAGAQDCHHNDSGAHTGCLSAPMLCEAGARLVIVGHSERRQDQGETSTIIAAKARAAQKAGMEAILCVGEPLEVREAGEAEDYVCHQLAESLAGDIDPQQLTIAYEPIWAIGTGRVAGEPEIAAMHAACRKQLVARFGDAGAAVRLLYGGSVKGENASQILAIDNVNGALVGGASLKAESFAPIIAAAAQQT, translated from the coding sequence GTGGCGGTGCGGCCATATATCATAGCCAATTGGAAGATGAACGGCCTTATGGATGCGTTGGAAGAGGCCTGGGGCATTGATGGTGCAGCGGCACAGCATGACGGGGTCGATGTTGCGATATGTCCGCCGGCAACGCTGATTGCGCCGCTGGCAGATATGCTGGACCATGCCAATGCCGGGGCGCAGGATTGCCATCACAATGACAGCGGCGCGCATACCGGCTGTCTTTCTGCGCCGATGCTGTGCGAGGCAGGCGCGAGGCTGGTGATTGTCGGCCATAGCGAGAGGCGACAGGATCAAGGCGAAACGAGTACCATCATCGCTGCCAAGGCTAGGGCGGCGCAAAAAGCCGGGATGGAGGCGATATTATGCGTCGGGGAACCGCTGGAAGTGCGCGAGGCCGGAGAGGCGGAAGATTATGTCTGCCATCAACTCGCGGAATCACTGGCGGGCGACATCGATCCGCAGCAATTGACCATCGCCTATGAGCCAATCTGGGCGATAGGCACCGGGCGTGTTGCCGGTGAACCCGAAATCGCGGCGATGCATGCCGCTTGCCGTAAACAGCTTGTCGCGCGCTTCGGCGATGCCGGTGCTGCGGTGCGGCTGCTTTATGGCGGCTCGGTCAAGGGCGAGAATGCATCGCAAATACTGGCAATAGACAATGTCAATGGTGCGCTTGTCGGCGGCGCCAGCCTCAAGGCGGAGAGTTTTGCACCGATCATCGCCGCTGCGGCGCAACAGACATGA
- a CDS encoding lipoprotein-releasing ABC transporter permease subunit, giving the protein MLSPFEWTIARRYLLPARSEAFIFLVAGISLVAVMLGVAALIIVMSVMNGFRAELLDRIVGLNGHALIQGYGGRLDNWEDLLKQARETDGVVSASPLIEQPLLGSYEGRVEAVLVRGNDPEDIAGLRDKLVTGSTANITPGNATIAIGSRLAQNLGARLGDRMTIINPQGRTTPFGTVPREISYQIGAIFEIGVYDFDKAFVIMPIEDAQTLLLSGDQIGMIEITTEDADRVDEILAPLVPQIGSRGIIADWRSLNANLFEALAVERVAMFVVLSIIILVAVFNILSSLIMLVRSKTRDIAILRTMGASRRSLLKVFIFIGTVIGILGALAGMGLGFVFLFFRQSVVNAVQFITGQNLWDPSVRFLTELPSKTDPVEVAVIVVMAIIFSFLATLYPAMKAASTDPVQVLRYD; this is encoded by the coding sequence ATGCTTTCACCGTTTGAATGGACTATTGCCCGGCGGTATCTGCTGCCCGCACGGTCGGAGGCGTTTATCTTCCTCGTCGCCGGGATCAGCCTCGTCGCGGTGATGCTCGGCGTTGCGGCGCTGATCATCGTGATGAGCGTCATGAACGGTTTCCGCGCCGAGCTGCTCGACCGGATTGTCGGGCTCAACGGCCATGCGTTGATCCAGGGCTATGGTGGACGTCTCGACAATTGGGAGGACCTACTCAAACAAGCGCGCGAAACCGACGGTGTGGTTTCTGCCTCGCCGCTCATCGAGCAGCCGTTACTGGGTTCCTATGAAGGCCGGGTCGAGGCCGTACTGGTGCGCGGTAATGACCCGGAGGATATTGCCGGTCTGAGAGACAAGCTGGTCACCGGGTCCACCGCCAATATCACTCCTGGCAATGCCACCATTGCCATCGGCTCGCGTCTGGCCCAGAATCTCGGGGCGCGGCTTGGCGACCGCATGACCATCATCAATCCGCAGGGACGGACCACGCCTTTCGGCACCGTACCGCGAGAGATCAGCTACCAGATCGGCGCGATATTCGAGATTGGCGTCTATGATTTCGACAAGGCGTTCGTAATCATGCCGATCGAGGATGCCCAGACGCTGTTGCTCAGCGGCGACCAGATCGGCATGATCGAGATCACCACCGAGGATGCCGACCGCGTCGATGAGATATTGGCACCATTGGTGCCGCAAATTGGCAGTCGGGGTATCATCGCCGACTGGCGCAGTCTCAACGCCAATCTCTTCGAGGCGCTGGCGGTCGAAAGAGTGGCGATGTTCGTGGTGCTGTCGATCATCATATTGGTTGCGGTGTTCAATATATTGTCATCGCTGATCATGCTGGTGCGCTCGAAAACCCGGGACATTGCGATCTTGCGTACCATGGGGGCATCGCGCCGATCGCTGCTCAAGGTGTTTATCTTCATTGGCACGGTGATCGGCATCTTGGGTGCACTGGCAGGCATGGGCCTGGGCTTTGTCTTCCTGTTCTTCCGTCAGTCGGTGGTCAATGCGGTGCAGTTCATCACCGGGCAGAATCTGTGGGATCCGTCAGTGCGCTTCCTCACCGAGTTGCCAAGCAAGACCGATCCGGTCGAGGTTGCGGTGATTGTCGTCATGGCGATTATTTTCAGCTTTCTGGCGACGCTTTACCCGGCGATGAAAGCGGCGAGTACCGATCCGGTGCAGGTGTTGCGCTATGACTGA
- the trpE gene encoding anthranilate synthase component I, whose amino-acid sequence MAQAFSDNGEKGDSSEQEKLARVRLERGESALLYRHLIADTHTAVSLAMRLFVPDRGDFLLESVEGGETRGRYSLIGLDPDLVYRADNGTGFINAAWQHDRGAFVRDDNNNDALDSLRSLAQRCQMAVPDALPPVLAFLVGYFGYETVSLVEKITRASEASLGLPDMVFVRPSLLLILDRLKDEMILVAPLWADRDGAADHKISAALERLDEAERGVSTPQPGDAVDKTDSAELVDIIPQPVVPPERYCEMVLAAKDYIHAGDIFQVVLAQRFTAPFPLPPMQLYRSLRRINPSPFLFYLDLPDFALIGSSPEILVRVRDGEVTIRPIAGTRPRGATAAEDRAQAESLLTDPKECAEHLMLLDLGRNDVGRVARADSVSVTDSFTIERYSHVMHIVSNVVGELREDMDPVSALLAGFPAGTVSGAPKVRACQIIAELEPEQRGAYAGAVGYFAPDGSVDSCIVLRTAVVKDGMMHVQAGAGVVADSDPDYELRECQAKAGALFAAANDAIARARAGGFGQ is encoded by the coding sequence ATGGCACAGGCGTTCAGCGATAACGGTGAAAAGGGGGATAGCAGCGAACAGGAGAAGCTGGCGCGCGTGCGGCTTGAACGCGGCGAGTCTGCTCTGCTCTACCGTCATCTGATTGCCGACACCCACACAGCAGTATCGCTGGCAATGCGGCTGTTTGTGCCTGATCGCGGTGACTTCCTTCTCGAATCGGTCGAAGGCGGAGAAACTCGCGGTCGCTACAGCCTGATCGGACTCGATCCCGACCTGGTTTATCGGGCCGATAATGGTACGGGCTTCATCAATGCCGCGTGGCAGCATGACCGTGGTGCTTTTGTCCGCGACGATAACAACAACGACGCACTCGACAGCCTGCGTTCGCTGGCACAACGGTGCCAGATGGCAGTGCCCGATGCACTGCCGCCGGTGCTTGCCTTTCTGGTCGGCTATTTCGGCTATGAGACCGTCAGTCTGGTGGAGAAAATCACGCGCGCTTCCGAAGCATCGCTGGGACTACCCGACATGGTGTTTGTACGCCCGTCATTGTTGCTGATTCTCGACCGACTCAAGGACGAGATGATACTGGTCGCGCCGCTATGGGCAGACAGGGATGGTGCAGCCGACCATAAGATCAGCGCCGCACTGGAACGGCTGGACGAAGCGGAACGCGGCGTTTCCACGCCACAGCCCGGAGATGCTGTTGACAAGACAGACAGTGCAGAACTGGTCGATATTATCCCACAGCCGGTGGTGCCGCCCGAGCGCTATTGCGAGATGGTGCTGGCGGCCAAGGACTATATCCATGCCGGCGACATTTTTCAGGTGGTGCTGGCCCAGCGCTTCACCGCGCCGTTCCCGCTGCCGCCAATGCAGCTTTACCGCTCGTTGCGGCGCATCAATCCTTCGCCTTTCCTGTTCTATCTCGATCTGCCCGATTTCGCACTGATCGGTTCCAGTCCGGAGATACTGGTGCGGGTGCGCGATGGCGAAGTCACCATCCGCCCGATCGCCGGTACCCGACCGCGCGGCGCCACCGCAGCAGAAGACCGCGCCCAGGCCGAAAGCCTGCTCACCGATCCGAAGGAATGTGCCGAACATCTGATGCTGCTCGACCTTGGCCGCAATGATGTCGGTCGTGTTGCCCGCGCCGACAGTGTGAGTGTAACCGACAGCTTCACCATCGAACGCTACAGCCATGTGATGCATATCGTTTCCAATGTTGTCGGCGAATTGCGCGAGGATATGGACCCTGTCTCTGCCTTGCTTGCCGGCTTCCCCGCTGGCACGGTCAGTGGAGCACCCAAGGTGCGTGCCTGCCAGATCATCGCCGAACTCGAGCCCGAGCAGCGCGGCGCCTATGCCGGCGCGGTTGGCTATTTCGCCCCCGATGGTTCGGTCGACAGCTGCATCGTGCTGCGCACTGCAGTGGTCAAGGACGGCATGATGCACGTCCAGGCCGGAGCCGGTGTCGTTGCCGACAGCGACCCCGATTATGAGTTGCGCGAATGCCAGGCCAAGGCCGGCGCACTTTTCGCCGCCGCCAATGATGCTATCGCCCGGGCGCGTGCAGGAGGCTTTGGCCAATGA
- a CDS encoding Crp/Fnr family transcriptional regulator, translating to MHAHELQELLSQHSLFAESHDDALAAIILRGNLLSAKKGEMILRQGDEGDKLYIILSGMARISMVASNGHEIVLDYAETGHVIGEIAFLDGGERSASAEALSDMTLLTLSRDAFAEILGSYPQLAMQLMKALARRLRQTNDIVEADRAFTSGPRLARYLLRLMLSGSEDGGRLKLKLSQSELGNFVGLSREQINRQLSAWSDHGVVRIDSGHIHIVDREMLLEIAETVA from the coding sequence ATGCACGCGCATGAATTGCAGGAATTGCTGTCACAGCACAGCCTTTTTGCCGAGAGCCATGATGATGCTCTTGCGGCAATCATTTTGCGTGGCAATCTGTTGTCTGCCAAAAAGGGCGAAATGATCCTGCGTCAGGGCGATGAAGGTGACAAGCTCTACATCATCCTCTCGGGCATGGCGCGGATCAGCATGGTGGCCAGCAATGGTCATGAAATCGTGCTCGATTATGCTGAGACCGGCCATGTCATTGGCGAAATCGCCTTTCTCGATGGCGGTGAACGGTCGGCCAGTGCCGAGGCGCTGAGCGATATGACACTGTTGACCCTGTCTCGTGATGCCTTTGCCGAGATATTGGGCAGCTACCCCCAGCTGGCGATGCAGCTAATGAAGGCTCTTGCACGCCGACTGCGCCAGACCAATGATATAGTCGAAGCTGATCGGGCCTTTACCTCCGGTCCGCGTCTTGCACGCTATTTGTTGCGGCTGATGCTCTCTGGCTCGGAAGATGGCGGACGGCTGAAATTGAAGCTGAGTCAGAGCGAACTGGGCAATTTTGTCGGCCTGTCGCGCGAACAGATCAACCGCCAACTATCTGCATGGTCGGATCATGGCGTAGTGCGGATAGACAGTGGCCATATCCATATTGTCGATCGGGAAATGCTGTTGGAGATCGCTGAAACAGTAGCCTGA